In Desulfovibrio sp. TomC, the sequence GGGATCATCCCCCGCGCCGGAGCAACGGTGGTTGCCGTCACGGGCAAACGGGCAGACAGGCATGACCACAACCGACCCGTTTGACACCCCCCATCAAAAACCCCTTAAAAAGCCTCTTCCCGTTGGGGGGTCCGGGGGCCTCAGGCCCCCGGCCGCCGGAGGCATTCTTCTGCCTCGTCGCATCCCCCCTACTCTGTCCGCTGCGCCTTCCGGGCTTCGGTGACGCAGTAGATCCCCTGGCCGGACCGGGCAGGGGCAAAGCACAGGTTGTCGTTGACGCAGGCGGCCGGGGCCGTATCGCCGGCCAGCCAGCGGGCGACCAGTCCGGGTTCGCGGATAAAGGGCCGGGACAGGGCCACCAGATCGGCGTCGCCTGAGGCCACAAGGTCTTCGCAGGTACCCAGGCTGCGGATGCCGCCGACCAGGATCAGCGGCATGGTCACGCCGGCGGCCTTGACCGCCCGGGCGTTCTCCCGATACCAGGCCTCGCCCTCGGGAATGGCCAGACGACCGAGACGGGAAAACGTGCGCTGGCCCGACTCGAACACGCCGCCCGACAACTCCACCCCGTCCAGCCCCGCCGTCTCCAACCAGGACACGACCTGGAGGCTTTCAGCGGCCGTGAAGCCGCCCTCGATGAAGTCGTCGCAGTTGATCTTGGCCAGCACCGGGAAATCCCGACCGATGCGGCCGCGAATGGCTCCCAGGACCTCAAGCAGCAGCCGCGCCCGATTGGCCAGCGATCCGCCATAGGCCCCGGTCCGCTGATTGGTGCGGGGGGACAGAAACTGGCTTAAGCCATAGCCGTGGGCGGCGTGGATCTGCACGCCGTCGGCCCCGGCATCGCGGCAACGGGCCGCTGCCGCCCCGAAAGCCGCCTCGATCCGGGCCAGATCGTCGGCCACCATGGCCCGGCACTGGGGCGCATCGGGCGTCACGGGGGCCGAGGGACCAAGCGCCGGTTCGCCGGTCACGGTCGAGTCGGCCCGGCTCCCGGCATGGGCCAGCTGGACCACGAACCGCCCGCCGTAGGCATGGACCGCCCGGGCCAGCCGGGCGATGCCGGCTTCCATGTCCGGGGTGTGGACGCCAAGCTGGCCGGCCCTGGCCTGGCCGCGCTTTTCCACATAGGCGTGGCTGGAAATGACCAGGCCCACCTCACCCACAGCCAGGGCCTTGAGGCAGGCTTCCAGACGGTCGGACACCGAGCCGTCGACGTTGGCCATGCCCTCGCCGGTGGCCGAGCGTACGAAGCGGTTTTTCACCCGCATCCCGTTGATGACCAGGGGAGTGGCGACCGCCATGGCGTCAGGCTGCGGCAAAGCGCTCAAGGAAACGCTCCAGGTCGTTGGGCTCGCCGTCCTGATAATCATCAGGATAGAGCAGTGCGCCCATGAAAAAAATGCTTTCGAGTTGCAGGGCCAGACCGGCCCGGCGGGCGAAATCCTCAAGACCGGCGGTAAAGGCCACGGCCTCCGGGGTAGCGCTGCCGTCAAGACCGGCAGCGGCCTCTTCCGGCAAGGCCTCAAGGATCAGGCACTTCTCAGTCAAAAGCCGCCGGTGGCCGGCCGTGTCCCCGGACTCGTGCAAAAGCCGCCCGGCCTGGGCTTCAAGCTCCCGGATGCGCCCGGCAGCGTCACGCACAACAGCAAAGGCCGCAGCAGGCACACTTCGTTTGGTCATCGTTCCTCCCTCGGTGGCGGACAGTGAAAGACCCATCCCTCAATGAGTATGACCAAACAGCGCAGTCATGGCAAATCTTTCGGCAACCGCCGGCGACTGCGGCCGTCGCGGTCCTGCGGCCGGGGAAGTTCTTGACGACACGGGGTGGAATCGGTAGATAGAATGTGAAAAATAAGACATGCTTATGAGCGAACCATCCCTGCCGGAACCGGGCATCCCGCCATTGCCCGAAACCAATGCCAGCGACCATGCCCTCGACGGCGTGGCCCGCACGGCTGCCTCGCGTCTGTGTTTTGATGCCGGCGATTACGAATTGCTGCGCATCGTCAACGACGTCCTGGCCCGGCGCGGTTCCTCGAGCTTAAAACGCCTGCTCGCCCCCTACCTCCATCCCCACGGGATCAAGGAGATGGCCGCGCCCAAGGGGCTTCGCATCGCCTACGCCGTCATCCATCTGCTCGGGTCGCTGGAGGCCGGGATGGCCGGCGACCGGCTCACCGCCCTGCGCTCCCTGCGCGACGAGGTCATGGCCGCAGCCGAATCGGGACTGGAAAAAAATACCGCCCGGGTCCTGCTCCAGATCATGAAGGAGCTGGTGCGCGCCCGGGACACCCCCCGCCGCCAGCTGGAACTGGCCCACGACTTCCGAAGCGCCGTCTCCGGCCGTCCCCGGGTGGTGCGAAAGCTCCTGGCCGAATACCATCTGTTGGAAATGCCCGAGGAGTGGAACCAGATCGCCTTTGACGACCACGTCCACGACGCCAATACCAAGGGCCGCAAATCACCCACCCATCTCATCATGGACGCCTGGATCAAGGGCATCCGCCGGCTCACCGTCATCCACTACCATTTCGTGCGCCCGGAGACGGCGGCCGAACTGCTCGAAGCCGCCGCCATCATGGACACGCGCGTGGACATCGGCATCGAGTGCCTGGCCAGCCACCGGGGCGGGCATGTCAAGATCGTCTGGACGCCGCGCGGCTTTGACCGGCCGGAGGAGTGCACGGCGTTTCTCAAAAAGCCCGGGGTGCGCG encodes:
- a CDS encoding NADH:flavin oxidoreductase, whose product is MSALPQPDAMAVATPLVINGMRVKNRFVRSATGEGMANVDGSVSDRLEACLKALAVGEVGLVISSHAYVEKRGQARAGQLGVHTPDMEAGIARLARAVHAYGGRFVVQLAHAGSRADSTVTGEPALGPSAPVTPDAPQCRAMVADDLARIEAAFGAAAARCRDAGADGVQIHAAHGYGLSQFLSPRTNQRTGAYGGSLANRARLLLEVLGAIRGRIGRDFPVLAKINCDDFIEGGFTAAESLQVVSWLETAGLDGVELSGGVFESGQRTFSRLGRLAIPEGEAWYRENARAVKAAGVTMPLILVGGIRSLGTCEDLVASGDADLVALSRPFIREPGLVARWLAGDTAPAACVNDNLCFAPARSGQGIYCVTEARKAQRTE